From one Streptomyces mobaraensis genomic stretch:
- a CDS encoding NuoI/complex I 23 kDa subunit family protein, which translates to MNIPGSGLAKGLAVTLRTLTRRTQTVQYPDAQPELAPRTRGVIGLFEENCTVCMLCARECPDWCIYIDSHKETVPPAAPGGRERSRNVLDRFAIDFALCMYCGICIEVCPFDALFWSPEFEYAETDILDLTHERDRLREWMWTVPEPPALDPAAEEPKEIAAARKTAEKMAAAQATQEKQAKEDGA; encoded by the coding sequence ATGAACATCCCCGGCAGCGGCCTGGCCAAGGGCCTGGCCGTCACCCTGCGGACGCTCACCCGGCGGACGCAGACGGTCCAGTACCCCGACGCGCAGCCAGAACTGGCGCCCCGCACCCGCGGGGTGATCGGCCTGTTCGAGGAGAACTGCACGGTCTGCATGCTGTGCGCCCGCGAGTGCCCCGACTGGTGCATCTACATCGACTCGCACAAGGAGACCGTCCCCCCGGCCGCGCCGGGCGGGCGCGAGCGCAGCCGCAACGTCCTCGACCGGTTCGCGATCGACTTCGCGCTGTGCATGTACTGCGGCATCTGTATCGAGGTGTGTCCGTTCGACGCCCTCTTCTGGTCGCCGGAGTTCGAGTACGCCGAGACGGACATCCTCGACCTCACCCACGAACGCGACCGGCTCCGCGAGTGGATGTGGACCGTGCCCGAGCCGCCCGCGCTCGACCCGGCGGCGGAGGAGCCGAAGGAGATCGCGGCGGCCCGCAAGACGGCCGAGAAGATGGCGGCCGCGCAGGCCACACAGGAGAAGCAAGCGAAGGAGGACGGAGCATGA
- a CDS encoding NADH-quinone oxidoreductase subunit J family protein produces the protein MSPHGVALASGAHGFLSPTGVEVAFLLVGLVTLGAAVLTVTTRQLVHAALWLVVALGGLAVEYLLLTAEFVAWVQVLIYVGSVVVLLLFGLMLTKAPIGRSPDADSGNRPVAIAVAGAAAVALVWVVVDAFRRTWIDLRGPVQGSTKVSGEMLFRYWVLPFEALSVLLLAALVGAIVLSRRGKESGPAEKPRKEEAR, from the coding sequence ATGAGCCCCCACGGCGTCGCACTCGCCTCGGGCGCGCACGGCTTCCTGTCGCCCACCGGCGTCGAGGTCGCCTTCCTCCTCGTCGGCCTGGTCACCCTCGGGGCCGCCGTGCTGACCGTCACCACCCGGCAGCTGGTGCACGCCGCCCTGTGGCTGGTCGTGGCGCTCGGCGGGCTGGCCGTGGAGTACCTGCTGCTGACGGCCGAGTTCGTGGCCTGGGTGCAGGTGCTGATCTACGTCGGCTCGGTGGTCGTCCTCCTGCTGTTCGGGCTGATGCTGACCAAGGCGCCCATCGGCCGCTCGCCGGACGCCGACTCCGGCAACCGGCCCGTGGCGATCGCGGTCGCCGGCGCCGCCGCCGTCGCGCTGGTCTGGGTCGTCGTGGACGCCTTCCGGAGGACGTGGATCGACCTCCGCGGGCCGGTCCAGGGCTCGACCAAGGTGTCCGGCGAGATGCTCTTCCGCTACTGGGTGCTGCCCTTCGAAGCGCTCTCCGTCCTCCTGCTCGCCGCGCTCGTCGGCGCGATCGTGCTGTCCCGGCGCGGCAAGGAGAGCGGCCCCGCGGAGAAGCCGCGGAAGGAAGAGGCCCGCTGA
- the nuoK gene encoding NADH-quinone oxidoreductase subunit NuoK, whose translation MHLVYPAILAALLFCTGLYGVLARRNAILVLMSVELMLNAVNLNLVAFDVWLRDELHAGQALTLFTIAIAAAEIGIGLAIVLLVHRNRGTADLDRLRDLHEDAADPQAADATDPRTADDPDREQKAEAAS comes from the coding sequence ATGCACCTCGTCTACCCCGCGATCCTCGCCGCCCTCCTCTTCTGCACCGGCCTCTACGGCGTCCTCGCCCGGCGCAACGCGATCCTGGTGCTGATGTCGGTCGAGCTGATGCTCAACGCCGTCAACCTCAATCTCGTCGCCTTCGACGTCTGGCTGCGCGACGAGCTGCACGCCGGGCAGGCGCTCACCCTGTTCACCATCGCCATCGCCGCGGCCGAGATCGGCATCGGCCTGGCCATCGTCCTGCTCGTCCACCGCAACCGCGGCACCGCCGACCTCGACCGGCTCCGCGACCTCCACGAGGACGCCGCCGATCCCCAGGCCGCGGACGCCACCGATCCCCGAACAGCGGACGACCCCGACCGCGAGCAGAAGGCCGAGGCCGCCTCGTGA